In a genomic window of Quercus lobata isolate SW786 chromosome 4, ValleyOak3.0 Primary Assembly, whole genome shotgun sequence:
- the LOC115986522 gene encoding transcription factor UNE10: MSQCVPSWDFDENPSPTPRLSLRSNSNSTAPDVRMLGYEVAELTWQNGQVAMHGLGLPRGPVKPIPSTSSLAKYNTWDKPRASGTLESIVNQATLIPHNHRNHNSNNHGQKPRSFDGGGGSDMVQWFHSRAAVATTSATMTMDALVPCSNCTDDQTTTQAGLGGSGTCVVGCSTRVGSCSGPVGGGTMTHDQDENVIIERANNEARVAVPAAAAAAAAAPEWSSRDQSVSGSATCGRDSQHVTLDTCERDLGVGFTSTSLCSMENTSPGKPCTKATTTGDDHDSVCHSRPQREARDVVDKKKSSAKSSVSTKRSRAAAIHNQSERKRRDKINQRMKTLQKLVPNSSKTDKASMLDEVIEYLKQLQAQVQMMSRMSMPPMMLPMAMQQQLQMSMMAPMGMGMGMGMGLGMGMDMSNINRSNVTGISPVLHPTAFMPMTSWDAGSGDRIQATSPAVMADPYSTFLACQSQPMTMDAYSRMAAAMCQQQQLHQPPPSSSKS; this comes from the exons ATGAGCCAGTGCGTTCCAAGCTGGGATTTCGATGAGAATCCCAGCCCTACTCCCAGGCTTTCTCTTCGTTCTAACTCCAATTCCACTGCTCCTGATGTCCGcat GTTGGGCTATGAAGTAGCGGAGCTAACATGGCAAAACGGCCAGGTAGCCATGCACGGCTTAGGTCTACCACGCGGGCCTGTCAAACCCATACCTTCAACCTCTTCTCTTGCCAAGTACAACACTTGGGACAAGCCACGCGCTAGTGGTACCTTAGAATCAATCGTAAACCAGGCCACTCTGATACCCCACAACCACCGCAACCATAACAGCAACAATCACGGCCAAAAACCCCGCTCTTTCGATGGCGGTGGCGGTAGCGACATGGTCCAGTGGTTCCACTCCCGTGCAGCCGTGGCCACCACCTCGGCCACCATGACTATGGATGCTCTAGTCCCTTGTTCCAACTGCACCGACGACCAAACCACAACCCAAGCCGGCCTTGGTGGCAGCGGCACGTGTGTAGTCGGGTGTTCTACACGCGTTGGGTCTTGTAGTGGCCCTGTTGGTGGTGGTACTATGACGCATGACCAAGACGAGAATGTCATAATAGAACGCGCTAACAACGAGGCGCGTGTGGCAGTCCCCGCCGCGGCTGCGGCGGCGGCGGCAGCACCCGAATGGAGCAGCAGAGACCAAAGCGTCTCCGGCAGCGCCACGTGTGGGAGGGATAGTCAGCATGTTACACTTGACACGTGTGAGAGGGACTTGGGTGTGGGGTTCACTTCCACTTCACTGTGTTCCATGGAAAACACTAGCCCTGGCAAGCCTTGCACTAAGGCCACCACTACTGGTGATGACCATGATTCCGTTTGTCATAGCAGACCACAG agGGAGGCACGTGATGTGGTGGACAAAAAGAAGAGTTCAGCAAAATCCTCAGTCTCAACGAAACGGAGTAGGGCTGCTGCTATTCATAACCAATCTGAACGT aaaagaagagataaaaTAAACCAAAGGATGAAGACACTGCAGAAGCTGGTCCCCAATTCGAGTAAG ACTGACAAGGCTTCAATGCTTGACGAAGTGATTGAATATCTGAAGCAATTGCAAGCTCAAGTCCAAATGATGAGCAGAATGAGTATGCCACCAATGATGTTACCAATGGCCATGCAACAACAACTTCAGATGTCCATGATGGCACCAATGGGCATGGGGATGGGAATGGGCATGGGACTTGGTATGGGGATGGACATGAGCAATATCAATCGGTCCAACGTCACTGGCATCTCTCCTGTTCTTCACCCTACTGCTTTCATGCCTATGACCTCATGGGATGCCGGCTCTGGTGACCGGATACAAGCTACTTCACCCGCGGTAATGGCAGACCCCTATTCCACATTCCTTGCGTGCCAATCACAG CCAATGACCATGGATGCTTACAGTAGGATGGCGGCGGCCATGTGCCAGCAGCAGCAGCTGCATCAACCTCCACCTTCTAGTTCTAAGAGCTAA